Proteins from a genomic interval of Lycium ferocissimum isolate CSIRO_LF1 chromosome 2, AGI_CSIRO_Lferr_CH_V1, whole genome shotgun sequence:
- the LOC132047870 gene encoding uncharacterized protein LOC132047870 — MRKRMNHVSSVCKRCGLEKDTVEHMLSQSHDSQIIWKMNPIIWNDLDNISGFSLWWNDKINMAKTCSSSAGVLNLTVMIMWHIWKSRNAWCFNNELTDPSDIVAKDLFEYNKYLEIILAESSTGNVRENNEYQGTVPQEGICFFFDAGLQVESKKASVGLVAIVSKGVLLHAYGSPIQCVGKSMIAEAFAISKAVETAILNG, encoded by the coding sequence ATGAGGAAAAGAATGAATCATGTGAGTAGTGTTTGTAAGAGATGTGGTTTAGAAAAAGACACCGTAGAACACATGCTTTCTCAGAGTCATGATTCTCAAATAATTTGGAAAATGAACCCTATAATTTGGAATGATCTCGATAATATTTCTGGCTTCTCTTTATGGTGGAATGATAAAATTAATATGGCAAAAACGTGTTCTAGTTCTGCTGGTGTTCTAAATTTGACAGTAATGATAATGTGGCATATATGGAAGTCTAGAAATGCATGGTGTTTTAATAATGAATTAACTGATCCCTCAGACATTGTGGCAAAAGATTTATTTGAGTATAATAAGTATCTTGAAATAATTCTTGCCGAGTCCTCAACTGGTAATGTACGGGAGAATAATGAATATCAAGGCACAGTTCCCCAAGAGGGAATATGTTTCTTTTTTGATGCAGGGTTACAGGTTGAATCAAAGAAAGCGAGCGTTGGTTTGGTTGCTATAGTTAGCAAGGGTGTTTTGCTTCATGCCTATGGATCCCCGATTCAGTGCGTTGGGAAGTCTATGATTGCTGAAGCTTTTGCAATTAGTAAAGCTGTGGAAACAGCGATACTAAATGGATGA
- the LOC132048316 gene encoding putative F-box protein At1g49610, which translates to MADQGQSADDAGSIGLILENPPQKKVKIETEYAETVSIDWISKLPDALIVQILSLLPITDACRTTILSKRWENLWTFINNVIYDDNNWSTLNNFISFADNVLPLLSCSTIKNFNLTFPFDYDDGVTYSSIIDKWLKFATNKKVEDLYLNIWYTDEATKHDKPYMLPQVFCSSSSILYIECWNCRISEDCVLNWTSLKSLILGKLFLQDEHVEQIMSNCSQLESLALCGFCGFSRLHVTSPKCRQLQLIDHEHPEGEWGSREGACFFEIVAPYVQNLRISGDLYHMKIRFGDLSSLVHADLTFCRDEDGVIGETIVKELLVSVRCANELSVSSWCIKVISELMLKKEDVSLPSLECKWLAISSRITKYSFPGIDHLLRLTPYLENLMIFPAMTYCECSMDGNIDLSEDSYLSLQQNIFKSSLQNLKNVKVVSPFCSNITTKLPHFLKFLLEHAINLETLAIVPEHKGCSSCSTNMSKLTDDLLASPRASGSAVLSFGSSFNYI; encoded by the exons ATGGCCGACCAAGGCCAATCTGCTGATGATGCAGGCTCTATAGGCCTGATTCTTGAAAACCCACctcagaaaaaagtgaaaattgagaCAGAATATGCAGAAACTGTCAGCATTGATTGGATCAGTAAGCTTCCTGACGCTCTTATTGTCCAAATTCTTTCTCTCTTACCCATAACTGATGCCTGCAGAACAACCATTCTCTCTAAACGTTGGGAAAACCTCTGGACCTTTATAAACAACGTTATTTATGACGATAACAATTGGTCGAcacttaacaacttcatttccttcGCGGACAATGTATTACCTCTCCTTAGCTGCTCTACCATTAAAAATTTCAATCTAACTTTCCCGTTCGACTATGATGATGGCGTGACTTATAGTTCCATCATTGACAAGTGGCTTAAATTTGCCACGAATAAAAAAGTGGAGGATCTCTACCTGAATATATGGTATACTGATGAAGCGACTAAACATGACAAACCCTATATGTTGCCACAAGTTTTCTGCAGCAGCTCATCGATTCTATACATCGAGTGCTGGAATTGCAGAATATCAGAAGATTGTGTACTAAATTGGACATCCCTGAAGAGTTTAATTCTGGGAAAATTGTTTCTCCAGGATGAACATGTTGAACAGATAATGTCAAATTGTTCTCAATTGGAATCTTTGGCGCTATGTGGCTTTTGTGGTTTTAGTCGTTTGCACGTAACTTCTCCAAAATGCAGGCAACTGCAATTGATCGATCACGAACATCCTGAAGGAGAATGGGGTTCACGCGAAGGTGCTTGTTTCTTCGAAATTGTTGCTCCGTATGTTCAAAATTTAAGGATTTCTGGGGATCTCTATCATATGAAAATTAGGTTCGGGGACTTGTCATCATTAGTCCATGCTGATCTTACTTTCTGCCGCGATGAAGATGGTGTAATTGGCGAAACCATAGTGAAAGAACTTTTGGTAAGCGTACGTTGTGCCAATGAGCTATCGGTCTCATCCTGGTGTATCAAG GTGATTTCCGAATTGATGTTGAAAAAGGAAGACGTATCCTTACCATCTCTGGAGTGCAAATGGTTGGCGATAAGTTCTAGAATTACAAAATATTCCTTCCCTGGTATAGACCACCTCTTAAGGTTAACTCCTTATCTggagaatttgatgatatttccTGCTATGACG TACTGCGAATGTTCCATGGATGGAAACATTGATTTGTCAGAAGACAGTTACCTCTCCTTGCAACAAAACATATTCAAAAGTTCCTtacaaaatttgaagaatgtaaagGTTGTTTCACCATTTTGTAGTAATATCACAACAAAGCTCCCTCACTTCTTGAAGTTTTTGCTTGAGCATGCAATAAATCTGGAGACACTGGCTATAGTGCCAGAGCACAAGGGATGCAGCAGCTGTTCTACTAATATGTCAAAACTGACAGATGATTTGTTAGCTTCCCCAAGAGCTTCTGGTAGTGCAGTTCTTTCCTTTGGATCATCTTTCAATTATATTTGA